One region of Flavobacterium sp. KACC 22763 genomic DNA includes:
- a CDS encoding glycoside hydrolase family 2 TIM barrel-domain containing protein — MNNNIKPMFTSKSKYRKSFFNLRFVTYAFYTLLLTSYTTHAQSVTGEPAGVPELHKKYEFAPWEDPTITSINRQPSRATAYSYASVEDALKGDRTKSRIQMLNGDWNFKYAVNLKEASKDFYKNTVSGWDKIEVPSNWEMKGYDNPIYKSAVYPFRPINPPYIPKDYNGVGSYQRSFAVPENWKDMTVTLHFGAVSSGFEVWLNGEFLGYGEDSFLPSEFDITPYLKAGENVVSVRVIRWTDGSYLEDQDHWRMSGIQREVFIMAEPKLRIQDFFVQTKLDKQYTDAIFKLRPKVENLTGPKIKDYTMNVQLYDANNTAIFKEPLQRPVIDLINESYPRLDNVRFGFFQETIKNPKKWSSEEPNLYTMVISIKDKNGNITEAKSCKVGFRSIEFSKENGKMLINGKETYVYGVNRHDHHPTRGKAVTREDIKQDITTIKKFNFNFIRTSHYPNDPYFYELCDQYGIMVMDEANQETHGIGGKLSNDPLWTNAYMERMIRMVERDKNHPSVVMWSLGNEGGKGPNHAAMSGWVHDFDITRPVHYEPAQGNAKLDGYIDPLDPGYPKTIDHAYRFENPQDDSYVDMVSRFYPGVFTPKFLVDQKKDTRPIIFVEYSHAMGNSVGNLKELWDEFRSLPRVIGGCIWEFKDQGIVKFDSRSGQNYFAHGGDFGEKYHDGNFNTKGIVDSNGKPKGSIFENKWVYQPAISTLNGRQLEIKNRQAVKSLEGYIPVLKVLENGNVIKTQILKPLKVEAGQSTTLDVSPYLPKMKADAEYILNIEFQLSKDELWDSKGYAVAEDQFILKKKEVVSPESKKETLNVSESDLDFKIKGKTFDITIGKTNGALSSYIFNGEEQVFAPLMPNFVRPLTDNDKRGWKSQKLLKQWYKAKPKLVNISINKSASEIKITSDYEVIKDSASVKVIYSILPNGLIKVDYSLKASNKLPNIPKIGMQMGVQRKFDQISWYGKGELENYSDRSFGSFVGKYSLPINDFIEHYPKPQENGNRCDVRWMALSTPQKNNGFLVVNDTKVLSMSAWPYTQENLSSSGHTYDLKDPGFLTLNIDLIQMGVGGNDSWTIVAQPLEQYQIKSGNYEYSFYLTPFSGSKNELESNLKKFKY, encoded by the coding sequence ATGAACAATAATATAAAACCAATGTTTACGTCAAAATCAAAATACAGAAAATCATTTTTCAATCTTCGATTTGTGACGTATGCATTTTACACTTTACTTCTAACATCTTACACAACTCACGCCCAATCCGTAACAGGAGAACCTGCGGGAGTTCCAGAATTGCATAAAAAATACGAATTTGCTCCGTGGGAAGATCCAACAATTACGAGTATCAATAGACAGCCATCAAGAGCAACTGCTTATTCGTATGCAAGTGTCGAAGACGCACTAAAAGGCGACAGAACCAAGAGCCGAATCCAAATGCTAAACGGCGATTGGAATTTTAAATATGCTGTAAATTTAAAAGAAGCTTCAAAAGATTTCTATAAAAATACTGTTTCAGGATGGGATAAAATCGAAGTGCCTTCCAATTGGGAAATGAAAGGTTATGATAATCCAATTTACAAAAGTGCCGTTTATCCGTTTAGACCCATAAATCCGCCTTATATTCCTAAAGATTATAACGGAGTTGGTTCTTACCAGAGAAGTTTTGCTGTTCCAGAAAATTGGAAAGATATGACCGTGACTTTACATTTTGGAGCTGTAAGTTCAGGTTTTGAAGTTTGGCTTAACGGAGAATTTTTAGGTTATGGCGAAGACAGTTTTCTGCCATCAGAATTTGATATTACACCTTATTTAAAAGCAGGAGAAAATGTAGTTTCAGTTCGTGTAATTCGTTGGACAGATGGTTCTTATTTAGAAGATCAGGATCACTGGCGTATGAGCGGAATCCAGCGTGAAGTTTTCATTATGGCAGAGCCTAAACTACGTATTCAGGATTTCTTTGTTCAAACCAAATTAGATAAACAATATACAGATGCTATTTTTAAACTGCGTCCGAAAGTGGAGAATTTGACAGGACCAAAAATCAAAGATTACACTATGAATGTTCAGTTGTACGATGCCAATAATACGGCAATTTTCAAAGAACCGCTTCAAAGACCTGTAATTGATTTAATCAATGAAAGTTATCCTCGTCTGGATAATGTACGTTTTGGATTTTTCCAAGAAACCATCAAAAATCCTAAAAAATGGAGTTCAGAAGAGCCGAATTTGTATACGATGGTCATTTCGATAAAAGATAAAAATGGAAATATTACCGAAGCCAAAAGCTGTAAAGTGGGTTTCCGTTCGATTGAATTTTCGAAAGAAAACGGAAAAATGCTCATCAATGGAAAAGAAACCTATGTATATGGCGTAAACCGTCACGATCATCATCCGACAAGAGGAAAAGCGGTTACAAGAGAAGATATCAAACAAGATATTACCACGATTAAAAAGTTTAATTTCAACTTTATACGAACAAGCCATTATCCAAATGATCCTTATTTTTATGAATTATGCGATCAATACGGAATCATGGTTATGGACGAAGCGAATCAGGAAACACATGGAATTGGCGGAAAATTAAGCAATGATCCGCTTTGGACAAATGCTTATATGGAAAGAATGATTCGAATGGTGGAAAGGGATAAAAACCATCCATCTGTCGTAATGTGGAGTTTAGGAAACGAAGGAGGAAAAGGGCCAAATCATGCTGCAATGTCGGGTTGGGTTCACGATTTTGATATCACGCGTCCCGTACATTATGAACCAGCGCAGGGAAATGCAAAATTAGATGGTTACATTGATCCGCTTGATCCAGGATATCCAAAAACAATTGATCACGCGTACCGATTCGAAAACCCGCAAGATGATTCGTATGTCGATATGGTGAGCCGTTTTTATCCGGGCGTTTTCACACCGAAATTTTTAGTTGATCAAAAGAAAGATACTCGTCCGATTATTTTTGTGGAATATTCGCATGCGATGGGAAATTCGGTTGGAAATTTAAAAGAATTATGGGATGAATTCCGTTCGCTTCCTAGAGTTATCGGAGGTTGTATTTGGGAATTTAAAGATCAGGGAATCGTGAAATTCGATTCCAGATCAGGTCAGAATTATTTTGCTCATGGAGGAGATTTTGGAGAGAAATATCATGACGGAAACTTCAATACAAAAGGAATTGTAGATTCTAACGGAAAACCAAAAGGTTCTATTTTTGAAAACAAATGGGTGTATCAGCCAGCGATTTCCACTTTAAACGGAAGACAATTAGAAATTAAAAATCGTCAGGCGGTTAAATCTTTAGAAGGTTATATTCCGGTTTTAAAAGTGTTGGAAAACGGAAACGTAATCAAAACTCAGATTTTAAAACCATTAAAAGTAGAAGCAGGACAATCTACAACATTAGATGTTAGTCCGTATCTTCCAAAAATGAAAGCTGATGCGGAATATATTTTAAATATAGAATTCCAGCTTTCAAAAGATGAACTTTGGGATTCAAAAGGTTACGCTGTCGCGGAAGATCAGTTTATATTGAAAAAGAAAGAAGTTGTTTCTCCAGAATCGAAAAAAGAAACGCTGAACGTTTCTGAATCAGATTTAGATTTTAAAATCAAAGGAAAAACTTTTGATATTACAATTGGAAAAACAAATGGCGCTTTGAGTTCGTATATTTTTAACGGAGAAGAACAAGTTTTTGCACCGCTAATGCCAAACTTTGTAAGACCACTTACAGATAATGACAAACGCGGATGGAAATCGCAAAAACTGCTGAAACAATGGTATAAAGCAAAACCAAAATTGGTTAACATTTCAATTAATAAATCAGCTTCAGAAATCAAAATTACAAGCGATTACGAAGTCATAAAAGACAGCGCAAGTGTAAAAGTAATCTACAGCATTTTACCAAACGGATTAATAAAAGTCGATTACAGTTTAAAAGCTTCAAACAAACTGCCGAACATTCCAAAAATCGGAATGCAAATGGGAGTTCAGAGAAAATTCGATCAGATTTCATGGTACGGTAAAGGAGAATTAGAAAATTACAGCGACAGAAGTTTTGGTTCGTTTGTTGGGAAATATTCACTTCCAATAAATGATTTTATCGAACATTACCCAAAGCCACAGGAAAACGGAAACAGATGCGATGTAAGATGGATGGCATTAAGCACTCCACAGAAAAACAACGGATTTTTAGTCGTAAACGATACCAAAGTTTTAAGCATGAGTGCATGGCCTTATACACAGGAAAACTTAAGCTCATCTGGTCATACATACGATTTGAAAGATCCAGGATTTTTAACGCTGAACATAGATTTAATCCAAATGGGAGTGGGAGGAAACGACAGCTGGACGATTGTAGCACAGCCATTAGAGCAATA